A genomic stretch from Candidatus Thiothrix anitrata includes:
- a CDS encoding PilN domain-containing protein, giving the protein MAGLNLLPWREKAREAKKKEFFNVLAATLMSAVGFVVLGHFYMQSALGYQLERNQMLETEIAALDAQIKQIEELDKTRQALLDRMKVIESLQSTRPAVVHLFDDMVNALPKGMYLVNLQQRGTLVQLEGKAESYARVSSYMNQLDASPWLNSSNLNIISTNAAQDDGLALRDFKLDVTQLLTQTESSKPSETHNKPEGEP; this is encoded by the coding sequence ATGGCAGGGTTAAACTTATTGCCTTGGCGTGAGAAAGCACGAGAGGCCAAAAAGAAAGAGTTTTTTAACGTATTGGCTGCGACGTTGATGAGTGCAGTTGGTTTCGTGGTGCTGGGGCATTTTTACATGCAATCGGCATTGGGTTATCAGCTAGAGCGTAATCAAATGCTGGAAACCGAAATTGCGGCGTTAGATGCACAGATTAAACAAATTGAGGAGTTGGATAAAACTCGTCAGGCTTTACTAGACCGGATGAAAGTCATTGAGAGTCTGCAAAGTACCCGTCCGGCGGTGGTACATTTATTCGATGATATGGTGAATGCTTTACCCAAGGGTATGTATCTCGTTAATTTGCAACAACGCGGAACTTTGGTGCAGTTGGAGGGTAAGGCAGAGTCTTACGCACGGGTTTCCAGTTATATGAATCAACTGGATGCATCACCTTGGTTAAACTCGTCTAATTTAAATATTATTTCTACGAATGCCGCACAAGACGATGGTTTGGCTTTGCGTGACTTTAAATTGGATGTGACCCAACTATTGACGCAAACTGAGTCCAGTAAACCGTCTGAAACCCATAACAAACCAGAAGGTGAGCCATGA